Genomic DNA from Patescibacteria group bacterium:
TAAATTATTCTCTTTTGGCTCCTCCGCTCGATCCCGAGTCAATGGCTAGGGCCTATCAGATTAAGAAGGAGGCGGATATGATGGAAAAACATTCTGCTCTTTCGACTGGCCAGGAAGGCGGTTGGGGCCCGGCCAACTATGGCCTGGTATTCAACCGAATGTCATCCCTTAGGACCGCCAAGGTCTTCAGGAACGGCGGGAGGGAGCCGGTGGCCGTTTTTGTTCTTGACGGCGGTGGAAAGGAATACGCCAATCTCCCCTTCGGGTGGTATTATGTTCGCTGGGAAGATGGGCGGGAGGCCAAAGCCGGCGAAAAGTTTCATGTAACCCCTCTCAAGAAGGTAAAATTTGAGGGGGAAGAATACGGCTGGGTTCAGTACATCCAATAAAAGCCCTTTTCTTGGGCCATACCCTCTGTATTCAAAAAGGACATCACGCGTGATGTCCTTTTTTCTTTGAGAACAATTTTTTAATTTAACTATCCTCCACTAGGGTTTCCTACACCTCCGCTCCAGGGAAGATAATAGAAAACAAAATAGGTAATTACGTATGCGGCGACTATTATTACCAGTCCGATTACCGCATGGCGGATTTGGTCTAGGGCCTCCTGGGTTTTCTTCTCGTCACCCCGGGCGTTTAAATATTTGAAGCCGGCTAAAACGATCAAAATAACGAATATCAAGCCTAAAATCGCGTAAAACCCGGTTAAGATCGCCGCGATTACCGAACCTATGCTTACTGTCCCGCCGGTTTCATATCCTCCGTAAGTAGCAGTATTTTGGGCGAAATTTTTTATATCTCCGCTTAAATTGCTATTAAGAAAGGACGCGGCGAGGCAGGAGGACGGAAAAAATATGAGGCAGGCGAATAAAATTTTTAACAGAAAATTTTTCATTTTATTTAATCAAGTAGCTGGATATAAAATACCAGATCGCGTAAGCGCCAACGATAATGCATAATCCGATTATTGCCTGGCGGATTGTCGCCAGCGACTTTTTTATCCTCTCTTCTTCGCCATGGGCGACCAAATAATTATAGCCGCCGTAGATAACATATACCAAAAATAATATTCCAAGGAGGGAAAGAAAGGCTTTGATGGCGGCGCCAAAAATTTGTTTTAGCGAATCGCTGGTAACCGCGGCATAACCCGCGTTAGTCGCCACTATCTTCATTTTATTGGTCAGGACATTTTTCGTACTTTCCGTTTCAGCAAAAGACGCGCTGGGGAAAATGAGCAAAAAGTTGAACAAGAAAAAAGCAAAAAGAATAACCCCCGCGAAAAACTTTTTATTCTTGAATATTTTCATAGCTATTCGAGTAAAAATCCCAAAGCGGTGGTCGCGAAATTAGCCAAAGCGTACGCCCCGACCGCGATAATCAGTCCGATAACCGCGTTCCTCATTATATCCTGGGCCTTTTTTACCTTTTCGTCGTTTCCCATCGCCTGCATCCATTCCAAGCCGCCGTAAATTATGAGGCAAAGGAATATTATCCCTAAAGCGACGATCATGAGATTAACCGCTTTGCCGATATATTTGAATAAAGCGTCTTTATCGGTATCTTCTTTGAATCCCGCGCCGGTATTGAATTTTTTTAAATTGGCGTCAAAAGCATCATTAATTCCGGCCGCTTCAAGGCGAGGGGCGCTCGCGAGTAAAACCGCGGAAAAACAAATTGATAAAATAAAAATGGATAGTAATAAATATTTCATTTGATATATTTACTTCGCGATAAGAATATTACCGATAAACTTCGTTAAAGCGTAGGCGCCGAGGACGATAATAAGGCCAATCATGGCGTCGTTTAGCATAGACATAGCTTTTTTTGATTCTTCGGCATTGCCCCGAGCCATCATCCAGGCGGCCCCGGCGTACATCATTAGCCCTAAAAATATAATCCCTAAAAAAGTCAGGGCGACCCCGACATACTTGCCGGCCGCGGTATATATGTTAAAGCTTGACTGGGAGGAAGAATAACCCGTTCCAAAAGCATTGTCGGCGGTGGTATTTAGGCCGGTCATAGCATTACTCGCATAAGTGTCAGCAGAGGCTTTTTCCGCCCCCAGCCAAAAAGACTGAATCGGGGAAAAAAGGAAAAATACGAAAACCAGAGCCGGTAAAGCTGATTTAGATATGGAGAGGTTAAATTTCATAGTCAAAAAATTTTGGCTAAAGACTGCTTTAGGCACGAACTAATCATGCGCAAAGCAGTCGGCCCCTTTAAAAAAGCTAAAGAGGCCGTTTTACCTAGGTAACGTTCCAAATCGTTTGAATAACCCAGTAAGTAATTCCCCAGGCCGCTAAAATAATAACCAAGCCGATTATTCCGGCCTGAATTAATTTTCGCGCTTCGGCGACTTTATCGTCGTTCCCTTGGGCGGTCATCCATTTGAATCCGCCGATCAAGATAATAATAACGGCGATAATCCCTAAGAATCCCAAGGCCACCTGGACTAGATTAACAATGATATCTTTCGGACCGGTGTTGCCCAGACCAATTTGTTCGCCAGTATTTAACCCAAAAAGAGTATTAGCTTCTGTCGCTGCTAAGGCCGGCATAGCCGCTAAAGAAAGAACCGGTAGCATTAAAAATACAATCATCAATAGTTTTACTAAATTTTTTTTCATAATTCACCCCCTTCCTTGATAAAGAGAAGATAATAGGAATCTCTTTGTTAATAAATTAATAAATTTAACCTTTAACATGAACGTCATTATGTAAGAACTTCGGTGTTTAAGGTGGTAATTACCCAGGAAGTAATTCCGTAAGCCGCTAAAATTATTACCAGGCCGATAATGCCGTTAACTATATATTTTCTTCCGGTCGTAACTTTTTCATCATTGCCGCCAGCCGTCATCCAATAAAACCCGCCGACTATGATGATTATTACCGCTATCAGCCCAAGAAACCCCAAGGCCACCTGGATAACATTAACGATCAGGTTCTTCGGGTTGGTGTTTTGAAGTCCAAGGTTCCCGGCGTATTCAAGGCCGAAATTAGTTGTCGTCGCCGCGGCCGGCCCGACCGGCAACAAGGTGACGGCCAGAAGCATCACAAAAAGGGCGATGCTTATTTTCTTAGTCCATTTGCTCATAATTTTTAGCTCTTTTTAGAGTATATAAATAATATTTAAGCCGCTTATGTTCGGTTTTAGTTTCCTTTGGTAAATTTTACCATTCCCTCTTCTATATTGCAATGCGCCCATCTATGCTACAATAAAAATTAATTCCGGCTCTCGCTTATTCGTTAAAATTTCATGCCGTCAGCCTCAAAAAAAATAAGCCAGCTATTTTCCTTTAAAAATGTTTTCTGGGCGCTTTTTTATATCTTTCTTTTCTGCCTTCTTCTTAACAATTCTTTTTCCTACCTTGACCCTGATTTGGGATGGCACTTAAAAGTCGGTAAAGATATCATCCGCGACGGGCACGTCCCGCATCTCAACTATTACAATTATACCCTAGAAGGAAAAACTTGGGTAGACCATGAATGGCTATTAAACGTAGCGGCTTATTGGATTTATCATAATTTATCTAATATTGGCTTAAATTTATTCTTTGCCCTTTTAGCAGTCTTAACCTTATTTATCGTCCATAGATCGATAAAAGACGAAGCGGGCGACCAATCAGGCTATGTCCTCCTGACCGTTCTTTTTTTAACTATGGGAGTAATCGCCATGTCCCCCCACCTTGGCGTCCGGATGCAGGAGATCGGGATTTTGTGCTTGGCGCTTTTATATTCCATACTTTCCAATTTTGAGAAGAAAAGGAATTATCGGATATTATTTTGGCTAATCCCTTTATTTTATTTCTGGGCTTCCTCTCACGCCAGCTTTTTGATAGGGCTTTTCCTTCTAGTATTCTGGCTGGGAATAAAAATTTTTGAAAAATTTTTGGCAGCCTATTTTAAGGATTCGAAGGCGGTTGTCCCGTTCGAGCTTGGATCGCCTTTAACCAAAAATCAAATTTTTATTTTTTCGGGAATAATAGTTCTAAACGCTTTGGCGACTATGGTTACCGCCTACGGCCTCGAACTTTATGAATTTTTAAAAGGCTATAGCGATACTTTTTACATGACCCATATTACCGAATGGCTTCCTTCCTGGTATTTGCCTTTGGCCTATTGGCAAATTGTTTTTTTATCTTTTTCCTTAGCCGGCATTATCTTATTTTTTATCGACAAAAATAACCGGAAAAAGAAAATCAGCCTTTGGGAGCTTTCCCTTCTTGTTTTTTTCATGATCCTTTCCTTTAAATCCAAAAGGCATTTCCCAATATTTTTTATCAGCGCCTTTCCTTTGGTTATAAAAAATTACGGCAAAATTTTCGATTTAAACGGGAAGGACGACTTTTTTAATTTCAGTTCAAAGATTGCCCGCCCCTTCTTAATATTTACTTTTATCCTCATCTGCCTAAGCCTTCTTTTAAGGACCAACTTTACCTTGGACCCTTTTAAAAAATTCTCCGGCGACTATCCTTACGCGGCGGTCAATTTTCTAAAAAGCCATCCCCAGTACGACAGCCTGAATATTTTTAATGACTATGCCTGGGGCGGATATTTAATCTGGGCCTATCCCCAAAGAAAAATATTCATCGACGGCCGCCTGCCCCAATACCCCGTTAACGGCCATAGTTTTTTGGAGGAGGATTTGAAATTCTACTCGAAAAAGAACCTTCCCGGGATGCTTGACCAATATAATATCCGGCTGGTTTTGATCCGTCCGAAGGAAAATGAATATAAATTTAATTATTGGGAAAAGAAATTTTTTTCCATCAAAGAAGATGGCGAAGGCGGAAAAAATGAGCTCTTGGAGTTTCTAAAAAGTTCAAAAAACTGGAAGCAAATTTATGATGACAGCGTGGCGGCGATTTTTGTCAGGCAATAAATATCCTTTGATAGCCTGCGGAATATTTAGCGAAATTACTTATTTATTTTTTTATTTTGTCTGGCCGCTAAAGGAACGGGTGGGAGAAAAAACCTTGGTAACTGCCAATGAATTTTTTTTTCATTACGCGATTTTACTGCTTCCTTTAAGCCTCTTGGTGTACATTTTTTCCTGGCTACAGATAGAAAAGGTCCAGCCGCCCGTAAAAATAATTTTTTTCTTCTTTTTCCTCTTTAATATAACTCTCTTGTTCGTGCCGCCCATCACCTCTAATGACATTTATTCTTATATTTATCAGGCGAGGGTTTTTTCCGTCCACCATGCCAATCCCTATTTGGCCAGTTACAGCCAATTTAAAATGGACGATTTTTACCCCGTAATAAACAACCGCTGGTCATCCCATCTTTCTCCCTACGGCCCGCTATTTATTTATTTGACCGGCCTTCTAACGATAATCTTTAAACACAGCCTTCTTCTGACTTTACTATCCTTCAAAATTTTCTTTGTCGCCGCCAACGCCCTTACTTTTTGGCTTATGCATAAAATTTTTAAAGACAAAACCGCCCTGCTCCTTTACGGCTGGAACCCTTTAATCCTTTTTGAAATTTCGCTAAACGGCCATAACGATATTATAATAATCTTCCTCCTCATGGCGGCCTTAGCGGCTTTTCATTTATCCCGGACAAAACATTTTCTTTCCTGGGCGGCGATATTACTTTCCTTTTTTGTTAAAATCACCAGCCTTATATTTTCTCCCTTTATTTTATTAGGGCTTTTGTCCCGCGTTAAAGGGGCTAAAAAAAGAATTTTCTTTTTCCTTTTAATCGGCGCTTTTTCCTTATTTATAATGTTTCTTTTTTACTTTCCTTTCTGGGAAGGAGAAATGATCCTTATCCACCCTTTCTATCGGATTTCCCAATTTGAATCTATTCTTTTAGTTTCTCCGTTAATCTCCATGTTCAGCACATTGGGATTCTGCGGCACTTCTGCGGCCATAACCTTAAGCCGGATAATATTTATCGCCGCCTACTTAATATTAATAATTAAATTCGCCCTCACTAAAGAAAAAAGCCTGGAAAAAATTATAGGCTATTCCCTAATTACCTTCCTCTTTTTCTTACTGACTTTCTTTAACTGGCTCATGCCCTGGTATTTTACGATTTTAATTTTCTTCGCCGCCGCGTATGCTCCATATAGCCGG
This window encodes:
- a CDS encoding pilin codes for the protein MKNFLLKILFACLIFFPSSCLAASFLNSNLSGDIKNFAQNTATYGGYETGGTVSIGSVIAAILTGFYAILGLIFVILIVLAGFKYLNARGDEKKTQEALDQIRHAVIGLVIIVAAYVITYFVFYYLPWSGGVGNPSGG
- a CDS encoding TrbC/VirB2 family protein; this encodes MSKWTKKISIALFVMLLAVTLLPVGPAAATTTNFGLEYAGNLGLQNTNPKNLIVNVIQVALGFLGLIAVIIIIVGGFYWMTAGGNDEKVTTGRKYIVNGIIGLVIILAAYGITSWVITTLNTEVLT